A stretch of Deinococcus roseus DNA encodes these proteins:
- the ptsG gene encoding glucose-specific PTS transporter subunit IIBC produces the protein MKHNTRLFGGLQQVGKALMLPVAVLPAAGLLVGIGTHAASNHWLPEGAASIMLSSGNAILHNIPLLFAVGVATGLTAGEGVAALAALVGFLVMVSTMGSIADLTGFDAVKTSFGKSFMTQVMGVKTIDTGVFGGMLIGILAAVLYNRYHTIKLHPALGFFSGKRFIPILTALSAVLIGTLLAYIWVPVQTGLDDFTRVVTGSNPELSSGLFGFFNRMLIPFGIHHIWNNPFLYSLGDYVTASGDVVRGDSARFLGGDPSAGLFMTGFFPVMMFGLPAAALAIVHSARPAKRAQVAGIMFSAALSSFLTGITEPIEFAFMFVSPLLYGIHAVLTGVAFLIMNALQVKLGFSFSAGFIDYVLLWGHATRPILLLPVGAAYALLYYFIFRFAIQKLNIPTPGRDDGSTSPLPIQAPAQLASEVLAALGGSSNIEQLEACITRLRISVKNMQNVNPTRLKHLGASGVVRIGQNLQVVFGGQSEQLSTEIHQLMHGERTHAPTPRKVQQVGGGVFIQSPMRGRILPLAQVPDDVFSQKLMGDGFAIDPIDGSVYAPCDGTIEALFPTMHAVALLGDSGHEILIHVGIDTVHLGGEGFSAQVKQGDRVKAGDLLLSVNLPLIRDKVPSLITPVVFTNLLPENRVLLADSGVSIV, from the coding sequence ATGAAGCACAACACACGGCTCTTTGGGGGATTACAGCAGGTCGGCAAGGCGCTGATGCTGCCTGTGGCCGTGCTGCCAGCAGCAGGTCTGCTGGTGGGCATTGGCACCCACGCTGCCAGCAACCACTGGCTGCCTGAAGGTGCAGCCAGCATCATGCTCAGTTCAGGAAATGCCATTTTGCACAACATCCCCTTGCTTTTTGCTGTGGGGGTGGCCACCGGGCTCACGGCTGGAGAGGGTGTGGCTGCCCTGGCCGCACTGGTGGGCTTTCTGGTGATGGTCTCCACCATGGGCAGCATTGCTGACCTGACCGGTTTCGATGCCGTCAAAACCAGTTTTGGCAAGAGCTTCATGACCCAGGTGATGGGTGTGAAAACCATCGACACCGGGGTGTTTGGCGGCATGCTGATTGGCATTCTGGCCGCAGTGCTCTACAACCGTTACCACACCATCAAACTGCATCCTGCCCTGGGATTCTTCTCTGGAAAACGCTTCATTCCGATCCTGACAGCCCTTTCAGCGGTTCTGATTGGCACCCTCCTGGCTTACATCTGGGTCCCGGTGCAGACCGGACTCGATGACTTCACCCGCGTGGTGACCGGCAGCAACCCCGAACTGAGCAGTGGCCTCTTCGGGTTTTTCAACCGCATGCTGATTCCCTTTGGCATCCACCACATCTGGAACAACCCGTTTTTGTACAGCCTGGGGGATTACGTCACGGCTTCTGGCGATGTGGTGCGCGGAGACAGTGCCCGCTTTCTGGGCGGAGACCCCTCTGCAGGTTTGTTCATGACTGGATTTTTCCCGGTGATGATGTTCGGGTTGCCTGCAGCAGCGCTCGCCATTGTGCACAGCGCCAGACCCGCCAAACGGGCACAGGTGGCAGGCATCATGTTCTCTGCCGCCCTGTCCTCTTTTCTGACTGGCATCACCGAACCCATCGAATTTGCTTTCATGTTTGTTTCTCCACTGCTGTACGGCATTCACGCTGTGCTGACCGGGGTGGCCTTCCTGATCATGAATGCTTTGCAGGTCAAACTGGGTTTCAGTTTCAGTGCTGGATTCATTGATTACGTGCTGCTGTGGGGACACGCCACCCGCCCCATCCTGCTTTTGCCTGTGGGGGCAGCCTACGCCCTGCTGTATTACTTCATTTTCAGGTTTGCCATTCAGAAACTGAACATCCCCACCCCTGGCCGGGATGACGGTTCCACCTCTCCCCTGCCCATTCAGGCTCCGGCACAACTGGCTTCAGAAGTGCTGGCCGCACTGGGGGGCAGCAGCAACATCGAGCAACTGGAAGCCTGCATCACCCGCCTGAGGATCAGCGTGAAGAACATGCAGAACGTCAATCCCACCCGCCTCAAGCACCTGGGGGCCTCCGGGGTGGTGCGGATCGGGCAGAATTTGCAGGTGGTGTTCGGAGGCCAGAGCGAGCAGCTCAGCACCGAGATTCACCAGTTGATGCACGGGGAGCGCACCCATGCACCTACCCCCCGCAAGGTGCAACAGGTGGGCGGAGGGGTGTTCATCCAGTCCCCCATGCGGGGCCGCATTTTACCGCTGGCGCAGGTTCCAGACGATGTGTTCAGCCAGAAATTGATGGGAGATGGATTCGCCATTGATCCCATCGACGGCTCTGTCTATGCCCCCTGCGATGGCACCATCGAGGCCCTGTTCCCCACCATGCATGCTGTGGCCCTGCTGGGAGACAGCGGCCATGAAATCCTGATCCATGTGGGCATCGACACGGTGCATCTGGGCGGTGAGGGTTTCTCGGCCCAAGTCAAACAGGGAGACCGGGTGAAGGCTGGAGATCTGCTGCTCTCAGTGAATTTGCCCCTGATCCGCGACAAGGTGCCTTCATTGATCACCCCGGTGGTTTTCACCAACCTGCTGCCCGAAAACCGGGTGCTGCTGGCAGATTCCGGGGTCAGCATCGTTTAA
- a CDS encoding NAD(P)/FAD-dependent oxidoreductase gives MEPLDLLILGGGPAGCAAALTAARLGLRVQVLERHPQRSKPGDALPPQAAPILQKLGVVPDPAWAVPTAGLEFRWGNDAVNLTSFPAVHQRFGLALHREAFEQHLRTLAAKAGAKFSAGVHPERVQETATGWRVSCHNHPEVLAHFVLDATGRQAWFARQLGISRIQLDAQVALFRMNQSVKGPPWIQVHSETDGWWYTSQLPQARSEMFFTVPETPAYLASIREGGWKAAAASTSFLNRIAGKRWLAVGDAAFTFDPIASQGISQALSSGYYAALAARDVLNGKTEAGAAYALTLLKATDAFFREWRGIYQTEQRFAGSLYWKSRHQLPEVQLPWWEVFQTST, from the coding sequence GTGGAACCGCTAGACCTGCTGATTCTGGGAGGAGGCCCTGCAGGATGTGCCGCAGCCCTCACCGCTGCCCGGCTGGGCCTGAGGGTGCAGGTGCTGGAACGCCACCCGCAAAGGAGCAAGCCTGGAGATGCCCTGCCTCCCCAGGCAGCTCCCATTTTGCAAAAACTGGGGGTGGTTCCGGATCCAGCCTGGGCCGTTCCCACGGCTGGTCTGGAATTTCGCTGGGGCAATGATGCAGTGAACCTGACTTCTTTTCCTGCTGTGCACCAGAGGTTTGGCCTGGCCTTGCACCGGGAGGCTTTTGAACAGCACCTCAGGACCCTGGCTGCAAAAGCAGGAGCAAAATTCTCTGCTGGGGTGCATCCAGAGCGGGTGCAGGAAACCGCAACAGGCTGGAGGGTGTCCTGTCACAACCACCCGGAGGTGCTGGCCCACTTTGTGCTGGATGCCACGGGCAGACAGGCCTGGTTTGCCCGCCAGCTTGGCATTTCCCGGATTCAACTGGATGCACAGGTTGCACTGTTCAGGATGAATCAATCCGTAAAAGGCCCACCCTGGATTCAGGTGCACTCCGAAACGGACGGCTGGTGGTACACCAGCCAGTTGCCCCAGGCCCGCAGCGAAATGTTTTTCACCGTTCCAGAAACCCCTGCTTACCTTGCCAGCATTCGGGAAGGCGGCTGGAAAGCGGCTGCAGCCAGCACCAGTTTTCTGAACCGCATTGCAGGAAAACGCTGGCTGGCGGTTGGAGATGCCGCGTTTACGTTTGATCCCATTGCCTCTCAGGGCATCAGTCAGGCCCTGAGCAGCGGATATTATGCTGCACTTGCAGCCAGGGATGTGCTGAATGGCAAAACAGAAGCAGGCGCAGCCTACGCCCTCACCCTGCTGAAAGCCACCGATGCCTTTTTTCGGGAGTGGAGGGGCATTTATCAGACAGAGCAGCGCTTTGCAGGCTCGCTGTACTGGAAAAGCCGCCACCAGTTGCCAGAGGTGCAGCTTCCCTGGTGGGAGGTGTTCCAGACCTCCACTTGA
- a CDS encoding DUF3105 domain-containing protein has protein sequence MKLTHTTILLIAGLLALSACNNTPENIDGVETFTIEGKGVHKEGKISYEQTPPAGGPHNQVWQNCGVYDKPIYNEHAVHALEHGAVWITYQPDLPQADVDKLVEASKANSYTLVSPYPDLPSKVVVSAWGKQLKLESADDKRIKQFINKYAQSSEAPEPGATCSGGTSITQ, from the coding sequence ATGAAACTCACCCACACTACCATCCTTCTGATTGCAGGCCTTCTGGCCCTCTCTGCATGCAACAACACCCCGGAAAACATTGACGGCGTGGAGACCTTCACCATAGAGGGAAAAGGCGTCCACAAAGAAGGCAAAATCAGCTATGAGCAAACCCCTCCAGCAGGCGGCCCCCACAACCAGGTGTGGCAGAACTGCGGGGTTTATGACAAGCCCATTTACAATGAACATGCCGTTCACGCGCTGGAACACGGCGCAGTCTGGATCACCTACCAGCCTGACCTTCCCCAGGCCGATGTGGACAAGCTGGTCGAGGCCTCCAAGGCCAACAGCTACACGCTGGTTTCTCCTTACCCTGATCTGCCCAGCAAAGTGGTGGTGAGCGCCTGGGGCAAACAGCTCAAGCTGGAAAGCGCAGACGACAAGCGCATCAAGCAATTCATCAACAAATACGCCCAGAGCAGCGAGGCCCCCGAACCCGGAGCCACCTGCAGCGGCGGAACCAGCATCACCCAGTAA
- a CDS encoding LodA/GoxA family CTQ-dependent oxidase: MTQTSTIHSVAIYPGIGIARVGNSDAYFLAPDLPGEIPSANGSFKDPDGKVKRQAARFRIYGLDENGIPVREITASEATITWRVELANLKAGWYQFINAMDLGGLSKTAPKRNAGFQGEERNQLVLTPGSKSISGTDQFGTDFEFHGSCLSQDVYMGELRTDEDGRLLVLGGHGQAYPAQPGARPITFANNDGWCDDVSDGPVRATVTLGGQTFEAEPAYVVVTPPNFAPGLHGPLTMLDVVHNLYQDMGWWVPGLEPSFEKDVLPIFQRLTANQWVNNGVFMAFGYGSPLNFEDPDLIAKLSDASEENQPFRQRIFELFRPPTADQRMEAYAPPFYGDGFGEANPDDFLNDLPLTPLMYQTLQQWAAGAFVPDLGQHENIPFQELDALQQCEALNQAGLYDCLGGPFHPGIELTWVMRRAEMWAAPYRLKLLPEGEIPQLDWGTVLYPAICLNPESGPLIASGPGSLTRWMGVPWHTDEASCASGYDPHFYVSTPSFWAARVPNQVMNDAAVPALEQPDLPELQAMKRFSYRQDWYRDIQGSSYYDRINNMIHEWWELGIIEPTPVQREGYPSVMWVESGRNEALTGSPDYSLQLVEKAEAFSQPQKVRMKLLASAQPEEGRKLPRRVYNQWNR; encoded by the coding sequence ATGACCCAGACTTCAACCATTCACAGTGTGGCCATCTACCCCGGAATTGGAATCGCACGGGTGGGCAATTCCGACGCTTACTTTCTGGCCCCGGACCTCCCTGGTGAGATTCCCAGTGCAAACGGCAGTTTCAAAGACCCGGACGGCAAAGTCAAACGGCAGGCTGCCCGTTTTCGCATCTACGGTCTGGACGAAAACGGCATTCCAGTGCGGGAAATCACCGCCAGTGAAGCCACCATCACCTGGCGGGTGGAACTGGCCAACCTGAAAGCAGGCTGGTACCAGTTCATCAATGCCATGGACCTGGGCGGACTGTCCAAAACCGCACCCAAACGCAACGCAGGATTTCAGGGAGAAGAGCGCAACCAGCTCGTCCTGACACCGGGCAGCAAGAGCATTTCTGGCACCGACCAGTTCGGAACGGATTTTGAATTTCATGGCAGCTGCCTTTCACAGGATGTGTACATGGGGGAACTGCGCACCGATGAGGATGGACGTTTGCTGGTGCTGGGGGGGCATGGACAGGCTTACCCTGCTCAGCCAGGAGCCCGCCCCATCACTTTTGCCAACAACGACGGCTGGTGTGACGATGTGTCAGATGGTCCTGTCCGGGCCACCGTGACTCTGGGCGGCCAGACTTTTGAAGCCGAGCCTGCTTATGTGGTGGTGACGCCCCCCAACTTTGCCCCCGGTTTGCATGGTCCCCTCACCATGCTGGACGTGGTGCACAACCTGTACCAGGACATGGGTTGGTGGGTGCCCGGACTGGAACCCTCTTTTGAAAAAGACGTGCTGCCCATTTTTCAGCGCCTGACCGCCAACCAGTGGGTCAACAACGGGGTGTTCATGGCGTTTGGGTACGGTTCTCCCCTCAATTTTGAGGACCCGGACCTGATCGCAAAACTTTCGGATGCCAGCGAAGAAAACCAGCCTTTCCGTCAGCGCATTTTTGAGCTGTTCCGTCCTCCCACAGCAGATCAGCGCATGGAAGCCTACGCTCCGCCTTTTTATGGGGATGGTTTCGGAGAGGCCAATCCAGATGATTTTCTGAACGACCTCCCCCTCACGCCCCTGATGTACCAGACGTTGCAGCAGTGGGCTGCAGGTGCGTTTGTGCCTGACCTCGGACAGCATGAAAACATTCCTTTTCAGGAGCTGGACGCTTTGCAGCAGTGTGAAGCCCTCAATCAGGCAGGACTGTACGACTGTCTGGGAGGTCCCTTTCACCCCGGCATCGAACTGACCTGGGTGATGCGTCGCGCTGAAATGTGGGCCGCTCCCTATCGCCTGAAACTCCTTCCAGAAGGAGAAATCCCTCAGCTGGACTGGGGCACTGTGTTGTATCCTGCCATTTGCCTCAACCCAGAATCCGGCCCCCTGATTGCCAGTGGTCCCGGCTCCCTGACCCGCTGGATGGGTGTCCCCTGGCACACCGATGAAGCCTCCTGCGCTTCTGGCTATGATCCGCATTTTTACGTGTCCACCCCGAGTTTCTGGGCGGCCCGGGTGCCCAATCAGGTGATGAATGACGCTGCTGTGCCTGCCCTGGAACAGCCTGATTTGCCTGAACTGCAGGCCATGAAGCGCTTCTCTTACCGCCAGGACTGGTACCGGGACATTCAGGGCAGCAGTTACTACGACCGCATCAACAACATGATCCACGAGTGGTGGGAACTGGGCATCATCGAACCCACCCCGGTCCAGCGGGAAGGGTATCCCTCTGTGATGTGGGTGGAAAGCGGGCGCAACGAGGCCCTGACCGGCAGCCCCGATTACAGCCTGCAACTGGTTGAAAAAGCAGAAGCCTTCAGCCAGCCCCAGAAAGTGCGCATGAAACTGCTGGCCTCAGCACAGCCCGAAGAAGGCCGCAAATTGCCCCGTCGGGTGTACAACCAGTGGAACCGCTAG
- a CDS encoding helix-turn-helix transcriptional regulator has translation MSLSLSRPDLIQRRLLQEVSGSAATLLVLQGPAGSGKSTLLQILQKHNPELLCLDDADLLDPAALEQRIQTAPAQKVLLAVRSLPYDALRKTFYQRKVHIWSAADLAFTQTESLHWGSQQGFAEEEVLTAHQKWLGWVYPMLLELQQNTVLLQEFLNHEVPFQPLIPLAALPEITPVLAGYLLGEQAPSVMEKASVQQGLFRGTPEKLLWIPGLRSHVLRQQAYTQSTPRLIQQLLEVLMTDQQHLDALTLVQQQFTPEGALDWLHAHLETLLLAGLGEQLHERFQVLLGQGFTGEREPRRVLVRSYLAFFGGTPYRASLHELREGLENTANLQQQAEFHALIAWWSPDPQQSQISRQHAERHLPVHRHFFRHIARVSEGREKSRLEGFEAAEGFFGTLLDQTLQTGLICESLLTLLMQAQSEVQHLRLRLAESSLKQLFELSLLYPERCRPLVAHARALQAQLSLQALQPEQAVQSARLCRIWAEKTHHAHLLQVSGDVLLLGQHFLAEPVRVLPEASVAAQAQLHLLQGRPKQALEVLQQHHAFAHALLRVRCKLDLGDHQKAEQEVQEVQAGSALERLEVQAVQVDVLVRLRKLSEARFAARSFWHAVQHEPVFLPLAGLGEAALLLLLREARKQGIQPDVKLDTLQITPPPLLDLSDRERTVLQFLAAGQSNPQMAQSLGISVNTIKYHLKHLYEKLGVSNREAARDLGQRITSGW, from the coding sequence GTGTCCCTGAGCCTGTCCAGGCCTGACCTGATCCAGAGGCGCTTGCTGCAAGAAGTCAGCGGCAGTGCTGCCACTTTGCTGGTCTTGCAGGGTCCTGCAGGATCCGGGAAAAGCACCCTGCTGCAAATCTTGCAAAAGCACAATCCGGAGTTGCTGTGTCTGGACGATGCAGACCTGCTGGACCCTGCTGCTCTGGAACAGCGCATTCAGACCGCACCTGCCCAGAAAGTGCTGCTGGCCGTTCGCAGTTTGCCTTATGACGCTCTGAGAAAAACCTTTTACCAGAGGAAGGTGCACATCTGGTCTGCAGCAGACCTCGCCTTCACACAAACAGAGAGCCTGCACTGGGGCAGCCAGCAAGGCTTTGCTGAAGAAGAGGTGTTGACCGCCCACCAGAAATGGCTGGGCTGGGTGTACCCGATGCTGCTTGAATTGCAGCAAAACACAGTGCTGTTGCAGGAGTTCCTGAACCATGAAGTGCCTTTCCAGCCCCTCATTCCACTGGCCGCCCTGCCCGAGATCACACCTGTACTGGCGGGTTATCTGCTGGGAGAACAGGCCCCATCGGTGATGGAAAAGGCCAGCGTCCAGCAAGGTCTGTTTCGGGGCACCCCTGAGAAACTGCTGTGGATTCCGGGCCTCAGAAGCCATGTTTTGAGGCAGCAGGCCTACACCCAGTCCACCCCACGCCTGATCCAGCAGTTGCTGGAGGTGCTGATGACAGACCAGCAACACCTCGATGCCCTGACCCTGGTGCAACAGCAGTTCACGCCTGAAGGCGCACTGGACTGGCTCCATGCCCATCTGGAAACCCTGCTGCTGGCAGGCCTGGGAGAACAGCTGCATGAACGGTTTCAGGTGCTGCTGGGGCAGGGTTTCACTGGAGAACGGGAACCCCGCAGGGTGCTGGTGCGCAGTTATCTGGCGTTCTTTGGAGGCACCCCTTACCGGGCCAGCCTGCACGAATTGAGAGAAGGCCTGGAAAACACGGCAAACCTGCAACAACAGGCAGAATTTCATGCCCTGATTGCGTGGTGGAGCCCGGACCCGCAGCAAAGCCAGATCAGCCGCCAGCACGCTGAAAGGCACCTTCCGGTCCATCGGCATTTTTTCAGGCACATTGCCAGGGTCAGTGAGGGTCGGGAGAAAAGCCGTCTGGAAGGTTTTGAAGCAGCAGAGGGTTTCTTTGGGACATTGCTGGACCAGACCTTGCAGACGGGTCTGATCTGCGAATCCTTGCTGACCCTCCTGATGCAGGCCCAGTCCGAGGTGCAGCATTTGCGCCTGAGACTGGCAGAAAGCAGCCTGAAACAGCTTTTTGAACTGTCCCTGCTGTATCCCGAGCGCTGCAGGCCACTGGTGGCCCACGCCCGTGCGTTGCAGGCCCAGCTTTCCCTGCAGGCTTTGCAACCTGAACAGGCTGTGCAATCTGCAAGGTTGTGCAGAATCTGGGCTGAAAAAACCCACCATGCCCACCTGTTGCAGGTTTCAGGGGATGTGCTGCTGCTGGGCCAGCATTTTCTGGCTGAACCTGTCCGTGTTTTGCCAGAAGCCAGTGTGGCTGCTCAGGCCCAGTTGCACCTGTTGCAGGGCCGTCCAAAGCAAGCTCTGGAAGTGTTGCAGCAACATCATGCTTTTGCCCATGCCCTCTTGCGTGTGCGGTGCAAACTGGATCTGGGAGACCACCAGAAAGCAGAGCAGGAGGTGCAGGAGGTGCAGGCTGGATCTGCCCTGGAACGTCTGGAAGTGCAGGCTGTGCAGGTGGATGTGCTGGTGCGCCTCAGGAAACTGTCAGAAGCCCGTTTTGCAGCACGATCTTTCTGGCATGCAGTGCAGCATGAACCGGTGTTTTTGCCTCTGGCAGGCCTTGGGGAGGCTGCACTTTTGCTGCTTTTGCGGGAAGCCCGCAAACAGGGCATCCAGCCCGACGTGAAGCTGGACACCCTGCAAATCACCCCTCCGCCCTTGTTGGACCTCTCGGATCGGGAACGGACTGTGCTGCAATTTCTCGCTGCAGGTCAGTCCAATCCACAGATGGCCCAATCCCTGGGCATCAGTGTGAACACCATCAAATACCACCTGAAGCACCTGTACGAGAAACTGGGGGTCAGCAACCGGGAAGCCGCCCGCGATCTGGGCCAGCGCATCACTTCCGGTTGGTGA
- a CDS encoding putative PEP-binding protein has product MSILQQKGSTMRIEGTPVMPGIAHGTLWSPEKPADPVTGTLQDFLDARNNFLGRLQTLPEEFQITYRAIAMDASWDHYVQTHLRHRVLGDAILLTARQLSDPLFQLEDPYLRARGEDILQVAATLIRILQAPTTPPEHSILLAQDVSLLELTEWRNQLSGMLLCDISPTAHVAIIARSFGIPTLIVKDPHLDTSNTPAILNAFEGWVEVRPQQDTYFHFPPEQLDLAANRSPVFYKGQPRGVWANINRIEDALLAAELGADGVGLIRTEYLCHFEQHQPGLHEETALYEQVARPLHGLPVTVRTLDLGGDKPSSPFHAGQMDQGMLGLRGIRLSLKDPLAFKQHLRAILNGFRGMDLRLMFPFVTTPEEFVAARTLVQEVAGKDPLPTLGMMLEVPAAAFMLPEFQAAGCQFISFGTNDLQQYFFASSRTTPETSHLQNPCSPAFKRLIEHTVQSARTLNLDLSVCGEAAFDPRLTTFWWDLGIPSLSVPPALIPWLKHRTQTLGGA; this is encoded by the coding sequence ATGAGCATCCTCCAGCAGAAAGGCAGCACCATGCGCATAGAAGGCACCCCGGTCATGCCCGGCATTGCCCACGGAACCCTGTGGTCTCCCGAGAAACCGGCAGATCCGGTGACCGGCACCCTGCAGGACTTTCTGGATGCCCGCAACAATTTTCTGGGCAGGTTGCAAACCCTGCCCGAAGAATTCCAGATCACCTACCGGGCCATTGCCATGGACGCTTCCTGGGACCATTACGTCCAGACCCACCTGAGGCACCGGGTGCTGGGGGATGCCATTTTGCTGACTGCAAGGCAACTTTCCGATCCGCTGTTCCAGCTGGAAGACCCTTACCTGCGTGCCAGGGGCGAGGACATCTTGCAGGTGGCGGCGACCCTGATCCGCATTCTGCAGGCCCCCACCACCCCACCCGAACATTCCATTTTGCTGGCCCAGGACGTCAGTTTGCTGGAACTCACCGAATGGAGAAACCAGCTTTCAGGGATGCTGCTGTGTGACATCTCTCCGACAGCGCATGTGGCAATCATCGCCCGCAGTTTCGGGATTCCCACATTGATTGTGAAAGACCCGCACCTGGACACCAGCAACACCCCGGCCATTCTGAACGCCTTTGAAGGCTGGGTGGAGGTCAGGCCGCAACAGGACACCTATTTTCATTTTCCACCCGAACAGCTGGATCTGGCTGCCAACCGCAGTCCGGTGTTCTACAAAGGGCAACCCCGCGGCGTGTGGGCCAACATCAACCGCATCGAAGACGCCCTGCTGGCTGCAGAACTGGGGGCAGACGGGGTGGGCCTGATCCGCACCGAGTACCTGTGCCATTTTGAGCAACACCAGCCCGGCCTGCACGAAGAAACCGCACTGTATGAGCAGGTGGCCCGACCATTGCACGGTCTTCCCGTCACCGTGCGCACCCTGGATCTGGGCGGAGACAAACCCTCATCTCCATTCCATGCAGGCCAGATGGACCAGGGCATGCTGGGTTTAAGAGGCATCCGATTGAGCCTCAAAGACCCCCTGGCTTTCAAACAGCACCTGCGGGCCATCCTGAACGGCTTTCGGGGCATGGATCTGCGCCTGATGTTTCCTTTTGTGACCACCCCTGAAGAATTTGTTGCGGCCAGAACCCTGGTGCAGGAGGTGGCAGGCAAAGACCCTTTGCCCACCCTGGGCATGATGCTGGAGGTGCCTGCTGCGGCTTTCATGCTGCCTGAATTTCAGGCCGCAGGATGCCAGTTCATCAGTTTTGGCACCAATGACCTGCAACAGTATTTCTTTGCTTCCAGCCGCACCACCCCCGAAACCAGCCACCTGCAGAACCCCTGCAGCCCTGCCTTCAAACGCCTGATTGAACACACCGTGCAGAGCGCCCGCACCCTGAACCTGGACCTCAGCGTGTGCGGAGAAGCCGCTTTTGATCCCAGACTCACCACCTTCTGGTGGGACCTGGGCATCCCATCCCTTTCGGTGCCTCCAGCCCTGATCCCCTGGCTCAAACACCGCACCCAGACCCTTGGAGGCGCATGA
- a CDS encoding PTS-dependent dihydroxyacetone kinase phosphotransferase subunit DhaM, whose amino-acid sequence MMSTAIVVVAHTQQLAQSVLELTLQMTRTPHQIWAVGGSDHGGVGTSSRRIEEALHAALENHDGAVLLLDLGSACLNARIAAEKFRDKPVYIADAPLVEGSILAGVAAAAGEAPETVKQRAEEARNIRKVIGTVE is encoded by the coding sequence ATGATGTCAACCGCAATTGTGGTGGTGGCCCACACCCAACAACTGGCCCAGTCTGTTCTCGAACTCACCCTGCAAATGACCCGCACCCCGCACCAGATCTGGGCGGTGGGGGGCAGCGACCACGGTGGGGTGGGCACCAGTTCCCGCCGCATCGAAGAAGCCCTGCATGCCGCCCTGGAAAACCATGATGGAGCAGTGCTGCTGCTGGACCTGGGCAGCGCCTGCCTGAACGCCCGCATTGCCGCCGAAAAATTCCGGGACAAACCCGTTTACATTGCAGATGCTCCGCTGGTGGAAGGCTCCATCCTGGCCGGGGTTGCTGCTGCAGCAGGTGAAGCCCCCGAAACCGTCAAACAACGGGCCGAGGAAGCCAGGAATATCCGAAAAGTGATCGGAACAGTAGAATGA
- a CDS encoding DeoR/GlpR family DNA-binding transcription regulator, with protein MLTERHHDLLKLIENRKALRVEEIADLLGVSPATVRRDLRTLQESGMLKRVRGGATAPRAENPSQNTLIEPLDDAFARAMLADISTGEVIILEGERVAPALASHLKDHPRRVTVITNHLQAAQTLQGTSMDVILLGGQLHPRGYTLPEVSSQDIRFLIANQAFIEVEGIHPQAGITVSSPEPARYKRELLGHSMRKNVIALGRNYGIFLPYRVGALEELDTWYTDHLLNPAQVPQNLKIIEVHA; from the coding sequence ATGCTCACAGAGCGCCACCACGATCTGCTCAAACTGATCGAAAACCGCAAAGCCCTGCGGGTCGAAGAGATTGCTGACCTGCTGGGGGTCAGTCCAGCCACCGTGCGCCGCGACCTTCGCACCCTGCAAGAGTCAGGGATGCTCAAAAGGGTGAGGGGCGGAGCGACTGCCCCCAGAGCAGAAAACCCCTCCCAGAACACCCTGATTGAGCCCCTGGACGATGCTTTTGCCCGGGCCATGCTGGCCGACATCAGCACCGGGGAAGTGATCATTCTGGAAGGGGAACGGGTTGCGCCTGCGCTGGCCAGCCACCTCAAAGACCACCCCAGACGGGTCACGGTGATCACCAACCACCTGCAGGCCGCCCAGACTTTGCAGGGCACCAGCATGGATGTGATTCTGCTGGGCGGTCAGCTTCACCCCAGAGGCTACACATTGCCTGAGGTCAGCAGCCAGGACATCCGTTTCCTGATTGCCAACCAGGCGTTTATCGAGGTGGAGGGCATCCATCCTCAGGCGGGCATCACCGTGTCCAGCCCGGAACCTGCCCGCTACAAACGGGAACTGCTGGGCCACAGCATGCGCAAAAACGTGATTGCCCTCGGGCGCAACTACGGGATTTTTCTGCCTTACCGGGTGGGTGCCCTGGAAGAACTGGACACCTGGTATACGGACCACCTGCTGAACCCCGCACAGGTGCCACAGAACCTGAAGATCATTGAGGTCCATGCTTGA